Proteins from a single region of Lujinxingia litoralis:
- a CDS encoding PG0541 family transporter-associated protein: MKAVMITYNEVLSERLIDLLEAQGVRGFTRWNGVQGRGSVEGEPHMGNHIWPSLNGAMYCVVEDEQVDAFLDALAALDEKGRGLRAFVWAVERTI; encoded by the coding sequence ATGAAAGCTGTGATGATCACGTACAATGAGGTGCTCTCCGAGCGTCTGATCGATCTGCTCGAAGCGCAGGGCGTGCGGGGGTTCACCCGCTGGAACGGCGTGCAGGGCCGGGGTTCGGTCGAGGGGGAGCCCCATATGGGAAACCATATCTGGCCTTCGCTCAACGGCGCGATGTACTGCGTCGTCGAGGACGAGCAGGTCGATGCCTTCCTCGACGCGCTGGCCGCGCTTGATGAGAAGGGGCGCGGTTTGAGGGCGTTTGTCTGGGCGGTGGAACGCACGATTTAG